In the genome of Cheilinus undulatus linkage group 6, ASM1832078v1, whole genome shotgun sequence, one region contains:
- the nfkb2 gene encoding nuclear factor NF-kappa-B p100 subunit isoform X2 — protein MTEAQFMNVYDSDLQMNLMQYDYIPPVDIKTEPYIPETAHGPYIQIIEEPKQRGFRFRYECEGPSHGGLPGASSEKNRRTYPTVKINNYVGHARVEVQLVTHTDPPRVHAHSLVGRHCTENGTCTLDIGPNDLTASFSNLGILHVTKKGVVDVLSRRLRDERRRQKGAHCHITDSEENSILKEAKELGKVMDLNIVRLKFTAYLQDSNGGFTRALKPVVSNPIYDSKSPNASNLKISRMDKTCGSVLGGDEIFLLCDKVQKDDIEIRFYEDEEDGCWEAFGDFSPTDVHKQYAIVFKTPPYHKAEIERPVTVFLQLKRKKAGDSSDPKPFTYIPQVQDKEEVLRKKQKPLPHCQTGSWNGGGGGRGGAGGYGGGAGGGGGGGFQYNQQMNGAGGGGGSFFTGGFTGFGGGGGAPMLGSAPQTGVSQTASPLQQQLIQLAAALHSRASQSARHTAAALLQYCTTGDPRVLLAIQRHLCGVQDGNGDTPLHLAIIHQQTSVIQQLIHTLLSSQQQNAINIANHLQQTPLHLAVITRQVKVVEVLLRAGADPSLVDKDGRSPLHLAALAGDHTTLRPLLAHLGERHTNLVNTPDFHGLHPLHLAVRRDGERCLRLLVEGGAKINAPEQKSGNTALHLAVKENLFKVACTLITELKADVNASTFGGNTALHLAASLGSPTLCSMLIAAGADKNVENDEPLFFSSSSDEEDEPIIEKVKERDTASPPVNPRKRPAGGHTPLDLARCQKVRNLLSSSPRSSRHSSKKMRASSSEEVEASGLDEDTLSRLVEVLSVGDVSWMKLAEKLGMMTLTHLYQDSATPCHQLLQHYKLGGGPVEGLVEALQSLGLTEGVRLLRTKEPREDKHSTDATVDSGFGSQPMEEEDSPMTNQ, from the exons ATGACTGAAGCCCAGTTCATGAACGTCTACGACAGCGAC CTGCAGATGAATTTGATGCAGTACGACTACATTCCTCCTGTGGACATCAAGACAGAACCCTACATACCCGAGACAG CTCATGGTCCATACATTCAAATCATCGAGGAGCCTAAACAG AGAGGGTTTCGTTTCCGTTATGAGTGTGAGGGTCCCTCCCATGGTGGGCTCCCAGGGGCCTCCAGTGAGAAGAACCGAAGAACGTACCCAACAGTAAAG ATCAACAACTACGTGGGCCATGCCCGGGTCGAGGTCCAGCTGGTGACCCACACCGACCCCCCTCGAGTTCATGCTCACAGCCTGGTTGGACGCCACTGCACCGAGAACGGCACCTGCACGCTGGACATCGGCCCCAATGACCTCACAGCCTC CTTCAGTAACCTGGGGATCCTCCATGTAACAAAGAAGGGCGTCGTGGACGTTTTGAGTCGGAGGCTGAGAGACGAGAGGCGGAGACAGAAAGGAGCTCACTGCCACATCACAG ATTCAGAGGAGAACTCCATTCTGAAGGAGGCCAAGGAGCTGGGAAAGGTGATGGACCTGAACATCGTCCGCTTGAAGTTCACCGCCTACCTGCAGGACAGTAACGGGGGCTTCACCAGAGCGCTTAAACCCGTGGTCTCTAACCCCATCTACGACAGCA AGTCTCCCAATGCCTCTAACCTGAAGATCTCCAGGATGGATAAGACGTGCGGCTCGGTGCTCGGAGGAGACGAGATCTTCCTGCTGTGTGACAAAGTTCAGAAAG ATGACATTGAGATCAGATTTTACGAAGACGAGGAGGACGGATGCTGGGAGGCGTTTGGGGACTTCTCACCCACTGATGTCCACAAACAG TACGCCATCGTGTTCAAAACCCCGCCGTACCACAAAGCGGAGATCGAGCGTCCCGTCACCGTCTTCCTTCAGCTGAAGAGGAAAAAGGCCGGCGACAGCAGCGACCCAAAACCGTTCACCTACATCCCCCAGGTTCAAG ACAAAGAGGAGGTTCTGAGGAAGAAGCAGAAACCTCTGCCTCACTGTCAGACCGGCTCCTGGaacggaggaggaggagggcgaGGAGGTGCCGGAGGTTatggaggaggagcaggaggaggaggaggaggag GTTTCCAGTATAACCAGCAGATGAATGGTGCTGGTGGAGGGGGTGGAAGCTTCTTCACAGGTGGTTTCACAGGCTTTGGAGGAGGGGGAGGCGCTCCAATGTTAGGCTCCGCCCCACAGACAGGTGTTAGTCAGACAGCTTCACCTCTACAGCAGCAGCTGATTCAGCTCG ctGCAGCACTCCACAGCAGAGCATCTCAGAGCGCCAGACACACCGCAGCCGCTCTTCTGCAGTACTGCACCACTGGAGACCCCAGGGTCCTTCTGGCCATCCAGAGACATCTCTGTGGCGTCCAAGATGGCAACGGAGACAC TCCTTTGCACCTCGCCATCATCCATCAGCAAACAAGTGTGATCCAGCAACTCATCCACACACTGCTCAGCAGTCAGCAGCAGAACGCCATCAACATCGCCAACCACCTGCAGCAG ACGCCACTCCACCTGGCTGTGATAACCCGCCAGGTGAAGGTGGTCGAGGTGCTGCTGAGGGCGGGGGCCGACCCCAGCCTGGTGGACAAAGATGGCCGCAGTCCGCTACACCTAGCAGCCCTGGCAGGAGATCACACCACGCTACGCCCCCTGCTGGCTCACCTGGGAGAACGCCACACCAACCTGGTGAACACACCCGACTTCCATG GTCTCCACCCTCTCCACCTGGCTGTGAGGAGGGATGGTGAGCGCTGCCTCCGTCTGCTGGTGGAGGGCGGAGCCAAAATCAATGCTCCTGAGCAGAAAAGTGGGAACACTGCGCTCCACCTTGCTGTCAAAGAGAACCTTTTTAAAGTGGCGTGCACACTCATCACCGAG CTGAAGGCCGACGTTAACGCCAGCACATTTGGAGGAAACACAGCGCTACACCTGGCCGCCAGTCTGGGTTCTCCGACGCTCTGCTCCATGCTCATCGCCGCAG GCGCTGATAAGAATGTGGAGAACGACGAGCCACTCTTTTTCAGCTCGTCTTCAGACGAAGAGGATGAACCAATCATAGAGAAGGTCAAGGAAAGAGACACTGCCTCGCCGCCAGTCAACCCGCGCAAGAGACCTGCAGGAGGACACACCCCCCTGGATCTCGCCAGATGTCAGAAG GTGAGGAATCTGTTGAGCTCCAGTCCTAGGTCGAGTCGTCACAGTAGTAAGAAGATGAGAGCGAGCAGCAGTGAAG AGGTGGAGGCTTCGGGTCTGGATGAGGACACGCTGTCCCGACTAGTGGAGGTGCTGAGTGTTGGAGACGTTTCGTGGATGAAACTGGCGGAGAAGCTGGGGATGATGACGCTTACTCATCTTTACCAGGACAGTGCGACGCCGTGCCACCAGCTGCTGCAGCACTACAAG ctgGGTGGTGGTCCGGTCGAAGGTCTGGTTGAAGCTCTTCAGTCTCTCGGTCTGACAGAAGGAGTCCGACTGCTGAGGACCAAAGAGCCACGGGAGGACAAACACAGCACAG ACGCCACTGTGGACAGCGGCTTTGGCAGCCAGCCAATGGAGGAAGAGGATTCCCCaatgaccaatcagtga
- the nfkb2 gene encoding nuclear factor NF-kappa-B p100 subunit isoform X1 — MAGALRMTEAQFMNVYDSDLQMNLMQYDYIPPVDIKTEPYIPETAHGPYIQIIEEPKQRGFRFRYECEGPSHGGLPGASSEKNRRTYPTVKINNYVGHARVEVQLVTHTDPPRVHAHSLVGRHCTENGTCTLDIGPNDLTASFSNLGILHVTKKGVVDVLSRRLRDERRRQKGAHCHITDSEENSILKEAKELGKVMDLNIVRLKFTAYLQDSNGGFTRALKPVVSNPIYDSKSPNASNLKISRMDKTCGSVLGGDEIFLLCDKVQKDDIEIRFYEDEEDGCWEAFGDFSPTDVHKQYAIVFKTPPYHKAEIERPVTVFLQLKRKKAGDSSDPKPFTYIPQVQDKEEVLRKKQKPLPHCQTGSWNGGGGGRGGAGGYGGGAGGGGGGGFQYNQQMNGAGGGGGSFFTGGFTGFGGGGGAPMLGSAPQTGVSQTASPLQQQLIQLAAALHSRASQSARHTAAALLQYCTTGDPRVLLAIQRHLCGVQDGNGDTPLHLAIIHQQTSVIQQLIHTLLSSQQQNAINIANHLQQTPLHLAVITRQVKVVEVLLRAGADPSLVDKDGRSPLHLAALAGDHTTLRPLLAHLGERHTNLVNTPDFHGLHPLHLAVRRDGERCLRLLVEGGAKINAPEQKSGNTALHLAVKENLFKVACTLITELKADVNASTFGGNTALHLAASLGSPTLCSMLIAAGADKNVENDEPLFFSSSSDEEDEPIIEKVKERDTASPPVNPRKRPAGGHTPLDLARCQKVRNLLSSSPRSSRHSSKKMRASSSEEVEASGLDEDTLSRLVEVLSVGDVSWMKLAEKLGMMTLTHLYQDSATPCHQLLQHYKLGGGPVEGLVEALQSLGLTEGVRLLRTKEPREDKHSTDATVDSGFGSQPMEEEDSPMTNQ, encoded by the exons ATGGCTGGGGCCCTCAG GATGACTGAAGCCCAGTTCATGAACGTCTACGACAGCGAC CTGCAGATGAATTTGATGCAGTACGACTACATTCCTCCTGTGGACATCAAGACAGAACCCTACATACCCGAGACAG CTCATGGTCCATACATTCAAATCATCGAGGAGCCTAAACAG AGAGGGTTTCGTTTCCGTTATGAGTGTGAGGGTCCCTCCCATGGTGGGCTCCCAGGGGCCTCCAGTGAGAAGAACCGAAGAACGTACCCAACAGTAAAG ATCAACAACTACGTGGGCCATGCCCGGGTCGAGGTCCAGCTGGTGACCCACACCGACCCCCCTCGAGTTCATGCTCACAGCCTGGTTGGACGCCACTGCACCGAGAACGGCACCTGCACGCTGGACATCGGCCCCAATGACCTCACAGCCTC CTTCAGTAACCTGGGGATCCTCCATGTAACAAAGAAGGGCGTCGTGGACGTTTTGAGTCGGAGGCTGAGAGACGAGAGGCGGAGACAGAAAGGAGCTCACTGCCACATCACAG ATTCAGAGGAGAACTCCATTCTGAAGGAGGCCAAGGAGCTGGGAAAGGTGATGGACCTGAACATCGTCCGCTTGAAGTTCACCGCCTACCTGCAGGACAGTAACGGGGGCTTCACCAGAGCGCTTAAACCCGTGGTCTCTAACCCCATCTACGACAGCA AGTCTCCCAATGCCTCTAACCTGAAGATCTCCAGGATGGATAAGACGTGCGGCTCGGTGCTCGGAGGAGACGAGATCTTCCTGCTGTGTGACAAAGTTCAGAAAG ATGACATTGAGATCAGATTTTACGAAGACGAGGAGGACGGATGCTGGGAGGCGTTTGGGGACTTCTCACCCACTGATGTCCACAAACAG TACGCCATCGTGTTCAAAACCCCGCCGTACCACAAAGCGGAGATCGAGCGTCCCGTCACCGTCTTCCTTCAGCTGAAGAGGAAAAAGGCCGGCGACAGCAGCGACCCAAAACCGTTCACCTACATCCCCCAGGTTCAAG ACAAAGAGGAGGTTCTGAGGAAGAAGCAGAAACCTCTGCCTCACTGTCAGACCGGCTCCTGGaacggaggaggaggagggcgaGGAGGTGCCGGAGGTTatggaggaggagcaggaggaggaggaggaggag GTTTCCAGTATAACCAGCAGATGAATGGTGCTGGTGGAGGGGGTGGAAGCTTCTTCACAGGTGGTTTCACAGGCTTTGGAGGAGGGGGAGGCGCTCCAATGTTAGGCTCCGCCCCACAGACAGGTGTTAGTCAGACAGCTTCACCTCTACAGCAGCAGCTGATTCAGCTCG ctGCAGCACTCCACAGCAGAGCATCTCAGAGCGCCAGACACACCGCAGCCGCTCTTCTGCAGTACTGCACCACTGGAGACCCCAGGGTCCTTCTGGCCATCCAGAGACATCTCTGTGGCGTCCAAGATGGCAACGGAGACAC TCCTTTGCACCTCGCCATCATCCATCAGCAAACAAGTGTGATCCAGCAACTCATCCACACACTGCTCAGCAGTCAGCAGCAGAACGCCATCAACATCGCCAACCACCTGCAGCAG ACGCCACTCCACCTGGCTGTGATAACCCGCCAGGTGAAGGTGGTCGAGGTGCTGCTGAGGGCGGGGGCCGACCCCAGCCTGGTGGACAAAGATGGCCGCAGTCCGCTACACCTAGCAGCCCTGGCAGGAGATCACACCACGCTACGCCCCCTGCTGGCTCACCTGGGAGAACGCCACACCAACCTGGTGAACACACCCGACTTCCATG GTCTCCACCCTCTCCACCTGGCTGTGAGGAGGGATGGTGAGCGCTGCCTCCGTCTGCTGGTGGAGGGCGGAGCCAAAATCAATGCTCCTGAGCAGAAAAGTGGGAACACTGCGCTCCACCTTGCTGTCAAAGAGAACCTTTTTAAAGTGGCGTGCACACTCATCACCGAG CTGAAGGCCGACGTTAACGCCAGCACATTTGGAGGAAACACAGCGCTACACCTGGCCGCCAGTCTGGGTTCTCCGACGCTCTGCTCCATGCTCATCGCCGCAG GCGCTGATAAGAATGTGGAGAACGACGAGCCACTCTTTTTCAGCTCGTCTTCAGACGAAGAGGATGAACCAATCATAGAGAAGGTCAAGGAAAGAGACACTGCCTCGCCGCCAGTCAACCCGCGCAAGAGACCTGCAGGAGGACACACCCCCCTGGATCTCGCCAGATGTCAGAAG GTGAGGAATCTGTTGAGCTCCAGTCCTAGGTCGAGTCGTCACAGTAGTAAGAAGATGAGAGCGAGCAGCAGTGAAG AGGTGGAGGCTTCGGGTCTGGATGAGGACACGCTGTCCCGACTAGTGGAGGTGCTGAGTGTTGGAGACGTTTCGTGGATGAAACTGGCGGAGAAGCTGGGGATGATGACGCTTACTCATCTTTACCAGGACAGTGCGACGCCGTGCCACCAGCTGCTGCAGCACTACAAG ctgGGTGGTGGTCCGGTCGAAGGTCTGGTTGAAGCTCTTCAGTCTCTCGGTCTGACAGAAGGAGTCCGACTGCTGAGGACCAAAGAGCCACGGGAGGACAAACACAGCACAG ACGCCACTGTGGACAGCGGCTTTGGCAGCCAGCCAATGGAGGAAGAGGATTCCCCaatgaccaatcagtga